DNA from Diabrotica virgifera virgifera chromosome 10, PGI_DIABVI_V3a:
TGATTTGTAATTAGATGCCGTTCCAAACGTCCGGGGCGCATTGCATCATTACTAAGAACAGCATGGCAGTTGACACACTGGGGTAAATGACTGCCTTTTTCTCCATAAAGGTAAAACCATACTTGTATAATCGTCTGAATACAATATTTTCTTTGGAAGTGATTTAGCCATTTTCAAAGCTGTTACACAACACTATTAAATAATTCATAAACAATCACTCTGTTATTAAATAACGATTACTACAAATAGCACACAGACCTGTCGACTGAGACTGACGCGTGAGACTTAGTCACTGAACTGGAGCCAGGAGTGCTTGCAATACAGTGTTGGTAAATATACTTTGCGCTCCTACGATGTTGCCATACACAAGACTGTCGTGTTTAACTCAGGTTGTGTGTTTGAGTAAAACGATTTTTATCACgtttaaataaagaaatatttctaaacaaaataaaaatacgaaataaaaaatattttgttttttaacaaaatgtcgaaacccaaaagactccattttcaaacaaataaatgtttaaaaataataaaatctttggatttcttagttcggaaacagattctctcttatacctattcccatccttctaaaaattgcaaggaaaagggtgatgaatgtatagacatggggagtctacatagttgcactccacaacatatcaattcaccgaggtaaagatcaacaaatctgcttcctagtactcgatacgtgagtagtaccgtgggtagataaaaggcattatatttaatttcgattcagagatcattaccatctttctatggaccatttcgaactcttttgttctcatcaggaaagcagCTGTAATGAtgctcatatattttttaattttaatttttttttgtacccTCACGCCTCCCCTGAAATTCTCTCACGCCCCCCAGGTTGAGAACCACTGGTGTAAGGtatctagtactaaaaggtactcttgctttaagtcgataggatataCCGTTTTCCAGAAAaaccgatttgaaaatttttcgttttgtgaatttgaaaaaaaaaatttgaaaaaaaactatttagaaaaacgaaaactggtacgtgtatttatattccagagatgaatcgatttctttaattgcgaatttttagtaccggccatatgcgtccgttttgggtaggtcaacggatattttatcgcataattttttgtctttagtttttaagcatttttgacactagattattaaattataaggaATTGTAGTACCTACctaaagttactcttgctttaaattggtgaaatacaccgtttttttaaattttttaaattttttttaagttcaaaaaacgaaaaattttcaaatcgcgttttctagaaaacggtgtgttctaccgaTTTAAACAAATGTAActattagtactagaatacctcagaatttaataatctagagtcaaaaatgcttaaaagttaaagacaaaaaagttatgcgataaaataaccatacccctacccaaaacggacgcctatgaccggtactagaaatttgcaatgaatggaatcgatttacctctggaagaAAAATATGTGtacttaccaattttcgtttttctaactagaaccGTTCTGGAGGCATTTatgaaaaactaattacaagacgccatctttaaagagctctagctttcttaggaagcattttcggactaggtctaggtgaattgggttaaattgtcttaaaattatctgaggaacgtcctgtcttcgtttgtaggtagagtttgtggacaccctgtatatcaacaCTGGATAACAATATATCTATATAGGTACTGTATTATTTAGAATAAGCTGAGATGTGAACTTGCTAACTTGCAGAGGTCTTTTTGTTTTACCAGATCCTATGGTCTAACACTAAAGTATGTAATAAGATTAactaaatatgttttttttttattttagttgtcTTGGATGTAAACTATGATGAAAAAGATGAAAGATCGTACTACCAGCAGATATTCACGTCGCCGACTAAAATAGGGGCAGGCTTTTTTGGCGAGGTGTACAAGGCAAGAAACAAACACAACAACACCATATACGCagtaaaagtttttaaaaagtcaatacCCACAATGTTCATCCACCGAGAAGTAATGAACAACGAGAAAGTTGGGGTTCACCCCAACTGTGTTAGATACTTCATGGCTTGGACTCAATTTGGAGAGGGGTATCTGTGTCTTGAAGCTTGCCAAACAAGCCTGACCGCCTTCATGAAGAAGTATAGCGTCCCACAAAATACATTGTGGGACATACTAATGGACATAACTAAggcattaaaatatttacatgGCAAAAACTTGGTCCACTTAGACGTTAAAGCGGATAACATTTTAGTGAGTGGAACCCATTTCAAACTCGGTGATTTTGGCACATTATTCGACCGGACAACGGTAAGTAACCAAAAAAGTAATGGCTGTTACATGTACACCAAATTCCGACATTAATATTCGTTTATAACAAACAGATACTCAGAACCAGTACAAAGATTTCAGTATCTTGGTTGCTGGATAACAAATGATCTTGATCACGAGCTCGAAATACGTGCTCGTATAGCTATAGAGTATGCCAAAGTTGTTAAGCAGTTTTCCTCAATCATTATTCCCATCCCAGCAACTGTTTTCCTCCATTGCTCCAGAGCTTTctggatgtatattttaaatagtgttggcgataagcagcACCCTTGCCTTAAACCTTTTGTAACAAGGAATGGTTTCGACATAGATTTTTCCTGTCTAATGCAGCTTTTCGGGttttgatacatatttttaattactcGCACATATTATCCTTCACTTATGCCTGTCGTCGTCAAAATTTCAAAGAGTTTCTTTAAAGGTATCGTATCGTAGGCTTTTTCCAGATCAATAAATGTTAGGTGAATAGACAGATTCCTTGCTCTTCTTTTCTCTATTACTTGTTGCATCACGAATATGTTATCTGCGCACGATCTACCGGCGCGAAaaccactttgttcttccatgtcctGGATTTCTAATTCCACCCTATTCTTTAATACTCGGCCATCCAACATCCCCATTGCACTGGTATACCTATAGCTCTGTAGTTTTTGCACAacgttttgtctccttttttgtaaaTTGAGCTAATTTATGCACAATTCCACAATTTCAGTCTTCTGGTATTCGTTCTCCCTACGCCCTTCACCATGCACTTGTTGAAGAGTTCCGTCATCATTTCGTGCAGTATGTCTAATCCACATTTTATCAGTTTTCCCATTTTTTGATTCTAATAATAAggcttcttttatttcttttgtagTTATTTTCCTAACGTCTATTTCTCTATGTCTATTTCatttagcccgatcagggaacacaaaattttatgaaaacctccaataaaaataaaggaaggatgaaaatttgggaataggtagttgaaattgtctattattataccgggtgtccacttatattttcccccattttaactgcctataacttctaaacggcttaagatagaaatatgcggttttcgatgaaatgttttattttagtaaaagttttgtatgaatggattaaattttttatatcgctttcaaatacgaaaagaaaaatggcggatttttgaaaaaaacgttgttgacttttttttaatggaacacccagtatattttattataaattgaaagaaaggtcattcacctatccagcgatataaagtttttcaaaatcagttgtcaaatcactgagtaattaatttttaaaatgagcggtgcaacgtggatatcacatacctaaataacaactaagcaaaatgatattatgttatgtgatttccacattgcatctttcattttaaaaattatttgctcagtcatttgacaactgattttaaaaaatttaatatcgctggataggtaaatgaccgttttttcaagctacaaaaatatACTAGGTGTTTCAATAAAagaagtcaacaacgttttttttccaaaaagccgccattttttattt
Protein-coding regions in this window:
- the LOC126893030 gene encoding membrane-associated tyrosine- and threonine-specific cdc2-inhibitory kinase-like, which translates into the protein MSSVILLRFFVLDVNYDEKDERSYYQQIFTSPTKIGAGFFGEVYKARNKHNNTIYAVKVFKKSIPTMFIHREVMNNEKVGVHPNCVRYFMAWTQFGEGYLCLEACQTSLTAFMKKYSVPQNTLWDILMDITKALKYLHGKNLVHLDVKADNILVSGTHFKLGDFGTLFDRTTPDISQDELAKNKPSRDIKDLGRMFTKLLSDVTWSSPTTETAHYTPPRVSGTELMKYSTTFRRLLERMINFDETARPTAAEILELPELEKAVQKYENNLRNIYTPENLEDLETFVVPAPQSAESLPRCSKDL